From the Methanocaldococcus fervens AG86 genome, the window TTTTAGATTAATATGATGTTTTAGTTAATGGAGGATGGAGACATAACTTTGATTATCGAATAAATTTAATAAATTATAAAATAATAATCAGAACCTACTAAGAGGCATTGCCAAGCGTAGCGAGGCAATACATCCTGAGGTATCCGAACAACCTTTTAACAAAAGGTTGATCAAAACTTTTGGGGCATGTCAATAGGGTGTAAGCCCTATGGGGTCGTATACCAATAGGGGCTTTGCCACTATGGTTATAACTTTATTTCTCCTTTGGTGCTTATAATCCCTTTTCTTTCATCAATTTTTGTGGCTAAATCTAAAGCAACACCAAATGCTTTAAACAACGCCTCAGCTTTGTGGTGTTCATTTTTTCCAATCACATCATAATGTATATTTAGCATTCCATAGCTTGCAACTGATTCAAAAAAGTGGTTTATGTTTTCAGTAGCTAAATCCCCAACAAATTCTCTATTAGGTTTGTAATTTCCTACACAATAGCTTCTCCCTCCCAAATCAATAGCTACAGTTGCCCTTGCATCATCCATTGGAATTATTGCCCATCCAAATCTGAAAATATTTTTCCTCTCAATCTGATTTAGAGCTAAACCTAAGCAAATTCCAACATCTTCAACGGTGTGATGGTCATCCACTTCCAAATCTCCTCTTGCTTTGACTATCAAATCAAAACATCCATGCTTTGCAAAAGAAGATAATAAGTGGTCAAAAAATGGAATACCAGTATCTATTTTATATTTTCCAGTTCCATCAATGTTTATTTTTAGATAAATATTTGTTTCCTTTGTTTCTCTCATTACCTCAAAAACTCTCATATTCCCACCAACCTTAGGTAAAATTAAAATGATTAGGGTTATTTATCCCTCCCAAACACCAACAAACATAATATGGTCTTTTTCAAATGGCTCTATATCAACTTCATCAACTATTTTAAATCCTCCAGATTCTAAAATCTCTTTCTGTTCTTTAAATACTTCTTCTGGGTCTTTTGTAACATCAATACTTCTTGCCTTTATCGCAATCATTCCATAACTGCCTTTTTTCAAAAACCATTTTGCATTTTTAATTAAAATCTCAGCTTGATTTGGTTGAGCAACATCCTCATAAACAACATCCACTTTCTCAACGATGTTTGCATACTCTTGGGGCTTATTTGCATCTCCCAATATTGGGATAATATTTTCTCTCTCAGCACACGCATCTAAAAGTTCCCTCATGATTCTTGGAGCGTATTCTATGGCATAAACAATGCCTTTATCTGCAATATCCGCAACGTGAGAAGGTGTTGTTCCAGCTGAAGCTCCTAAGTATAAGATTTTTGAATCTCTTTTTATTGGCATAACCTTTAAACCTTTGAGTATTGCAGCTGCTAACTTACTTTTGTTTGGATTCCAAATTCTATACTCATCATCACCAATTTTTACTATTTTTTCATCATAAACCTTTTTTCCTTTAACAATGGATTTTGTAGCTATTCTTTTCAGGCCATCTCCTAAATCAACTTCATAGATGTTTTCAAAAATCTCTTTAATTTTAATATCTTCCATTTTATCACCAAAAAATTATTCTCTGCTTTTAATCTTTTTCATGTAAAAGATTTCTCCATTATATTCCAATTTTATTAATTTTCCTTCTTCAACCATTTTATTTATAATATCAAAGCTAATGTTTCTTTTGTTTAACAGTTCTTTAATAACCTCCTCCCTCATAGGATGAACGGAAGTTATAGCCAATATGTCATTTTCAATATCATCGGATAATATAAATTCATAACCTTCAAATTTCCCTAAGAGTTCAACCTTATCTTTTCCAATAATTTCATTAAATATAGGTAATATTTTATTTAAAATCCCTATTTTAGGAGGTTTTACGTGTTTTTCAGATGATGGTCTTATTGGTGTATTTAAATAGCATTTATTTGGCTTTAAGTCTTTTAAAAACTCCGCTGTTTTAACTATAGCTTCCTCTGTATAGTTTACATTTCCCAAAATCATCGTCTCAGTTATTAACTTTCCTTTATAGCTATCTCTAAAATCCATAATGCCTTCTAAAATTTTATCTAATACTAAATCTTTATGAGGTCTATTTATTTCCATCCAAAGCTTTTCATCTGTAGAATCTACCTTAAATGATACTAAATCAAAGTTCAATAAATCATTTTTAACATCTTCCTTCCAAATTAATGATGAGTTTGTAATTATTGCTATTGGAATGTTAAAATTTCTAAGCATTTCAACCTCTTTTGATAAATTTATGTCCAATGTTGGCTCACCATCTGCGACAAAGGTAAGATAGTCAATTTTTTCATTGGATAACTTATCTATTTTCTCCTTTACAGATTTAAAAATATTCTCTGGATTATAAAAGTTCCTTCTTTCTGTTGTTTTGTTTAAGGTTCTTCCAACTTGGCAATATAAACAGTCATAGCTACAAAACTTGCATGGAATATTGTTTATTCCTAAACTCTTTCCCAATCTTCTTGATGGAACTGGTCCAAAGGCTATTGTCACAATATCACCAAAAAATAAAAAATAAAATAAAAAAGATTTATTCTTTTATTTTACTTTTCTTTATCTCAGCTGCCTTTTCATTGACAATCTCTAAATATTCACTTAACATCTCCTTGCTTTTTACTGCATCTCTAATATTTTTGTTCTCTATGCTGATTATTCCATCATATTTAATTTCTTTTAACTTTTCGAGAACTTCAATAAAGTTAATATTCCCCTCCCCTACTTTCAAATGCTCATCATCATAACCGTTATTATCGTGAGCATGGACGTGAATAATACCAATTCCAATATTTTGCAGTTTTTCAACAAATTCGGCTGGATTTCCAGCAGTATTTGCATGTCCTATATCAAACGTTATCCCTAAATTCTTTGAATCAATGTCTTTA encodes:
- the hisB gene encoding imidazoleglycerol-phosphate dehydratase HisB, translating into MRVFEVMRETKETNIYLKINIDGTGKYKIDTGIPFFDHLLSSFAKHGCFDLIVKARGDLEVDDHHTVEDVGICLGLALNQIERKNIFRFGWAIIPMDDARATVAIDLGGRSYCVGNYKPNREFVGDLATENINHFFESVASYGMLNIHYDVIGKNEHHKAEALFKAFGVALDLATKIDERKGIISTKGEIKL
- a CDS encoding fibrillarin-like rRNA/tRNA 2'-O-methyltransferase — encoded protein: MEDIKIKEIFENIYEVDLGDGLKRIATKSIVKGKKVYDEKIVKIGDDEYRIWNPNKSKLAAAILKGLKVMPIKRDSKILYLGASAGTTPSHVADIADKGIVYAIEYAPRIMRELLDACAERENIIPILGDANKPQEYANIVEKVDVVYEDVAQPNQAEILIKNAKWFLKKGSYGMIAIKARSIDVTKDPEEVFKEQKEILESGGFKIVDEVDIEPFEKDHIMFVGVWEG
- a CDS encoding radical SAM protein; the encoded protein is MTIAFGPVPSRRLGKSLGINNIPCKFCSYDCLYCQVGRTLNKTTERRNFYNPENIFKSVKEKIDKLSNEKIDYLTFVADGEPTLDINLSKEVEMLRNFNIPIAIITNSSLIWKEDVKNDLLNFDLVSFKVDSTDEKLWMEINRPHKDLVLDKILEGIMDFRDSYKGKLITETMILGNVNYTEEAIVKTAEFLKDLKPNKCYLNTPIRPSSEKHVKPPKIGILNKILPIFNEIIGKDKVELLGKFEGYEFILSDDIENDILAITSVHPMREEVIKELLNKRNISFDIINKMVEEGKLIKLEYNGEIFYMKKIKSRE